One window of the Saccopteryx bilineata isolate mSacBil1 chromosome 2, mSacBil1_pri_phased_curated, whole genome shotgun sequence genome contains the following:
- the LOC136322742 gene encoding olfactory receptor 1J4-like, with protein sequence MGPENQSSVSEFLLLGLPMQPGQQRGFFTLFLGMYLTTVLGNLLIILLISLDSRLHTPMYFFLSHLALTDISFSSVTVPKMLMSMQTQDQSILYAECIAQMYFFIFFTDLDNFLLTSMAYDRYVAICHPLQYMTIMRESLCSLLIAISWILSCASALSHTLLLAQLSFCAGNTVHHFFCDLGALLKLSCSDTFLNELVIFTVGVAVITLPLICILISYCRIGATILKVPSSKGICKALSTCGSHLLVVSLYYGTIIGIYFFPSSSTSSNKNIIASVMYTVVTPLLNPFIYSLRNRDMKGALEKLLNRVTILFQ encoded by the coding sequence ATGGGGCCCGAGAACCAGAGCAGCGTGTCCGAGTTCCTCCTTCTGGGGCTCCCCATGCAGCCAGGGCAGCAGCGCGGGTTCTTCACCCTGTTCCTGGGCATGTACCTGACCACGGTGCTGGGCAACCTGCTCATCATCCTGCTCATCAGCCTGGACTCCCGCCTGCACAcgcccatgtacttcttcctcagCCACCTGGCCCTCACTGACATCTCTTTCTCATCTGTCACTGTCCCAAAGATGTTAATGAGCATGCAGACTCAGGATCAATCCATCCTTTATGCAGAGTGCATAGcacaaatgtattttttcatattttttactgATCTGGACAATTTCCTTCTTACTTCAATGGCATATGATCGGTATGTAGCTATCTGTCATCCCCTCCAATACATGACCATCAtgagagagagtctgtgttccttaCTCATAGCCATATCCTGGATCCTCTCCTGTGCCAGTGCCCTGTCCCACACCCTTCTCCTGGCTCAGCTGTCCTTTTGTGCTGGCAACACCGTCCACCATTTCTTTTGTGACCTTGGTGCCCTTCTCAAGCTCTCCTGCTCAGACACATTTCTCAATGAGCTGGTCATTTTCACAGTAGGAGTGGCTGTCATTACTCTCCCACTAATATGCATCTTGATCTCTTACTGCCGCATTGGGGCCACCATCCTGAAGGTGCCATCCTCAAAGGGCATCTGCAAAGCCCTGTCCACATGTGGCTCTCACCTCTTGGTGGTGTCTCTGTATTATGGAACAATTATTGGGatctatttttttccctcatcTAGCACCTCCAGTAACAAGAACATAATTGCCTCAGTGATGTACACAGTGGTCACTCCATTGCTTAACCCTTTCATTTACAGCCTAAGGAACAGGGATATGAAAGGGGCCTTAGAGAAACTCCTCAATAGGGTCACCATCTTGTTCCAATGA
- the LOC136322743 gene encoding olfactory receptor 1J2, protein MRPKNQSSVSEFLLLGLPMRPGQQRGFFTLFLGMYLTTVLGNLLIILLIRLDSRLHTPMYFFLSHLALTDVSFSSVTVPKMLMDMQTKYKSIPYAGCISQMYFFIFFTDLDSFLITSMAYDRYVAICHPLHYTIIMRKELCALLVAVSWVLSCVSSLTHTLLLTQLSFCAANTIPHFFCDLGALLKLSCSDNFLNELVMFTVGVAVITLPFICILISYGYIGATILSVPSTKGICKALSTCGSHLSVVSLYYGAIFGQYLFPTVSSFINKDMIVALMYTVVTPMLNPFIYSLRNRNMKEALGKLFSKAKFFSQ, encoded by the coding sequence ATGCGGCCCAAGAACCAGAGCAGCGTGTCCGAGttcctcctcctggggctccccaTGCGGCCAGGGCAGCAGCGCGGGTTCTTCACCCTGTTCCTGGGCATGTACCTGACCACGGTGCTGGGCAACCTGCTCATCATCCTGCTCATCAGGCTGGACTCCCGCCTGCACAcgcccatgtacttcttcctcagCCACTTGGCCCTCACTGATGTTTCCTTTTCATCGGTCACTGTCCCGAAGATGTTGATGGACATGCAGACTAAGTACAAATCCATTCCCTATGCAGGGTGTATTTCACAgatgtattttttcatattttttactgACCTGGACAGCTTCCTTATTACATCAATGGCATATGACCGATATGTTGCCATCTGTCACCCTCTTCACTACACCATCATCATGAGGAAAGAGTTGTGTGCCTTACTAGTGGCAGTGTCCTGGGTCCTGTCCTGTGTCAGCTCCCTTACCCACACCCTCCTCCTGACTCAGTTATCCTTCTGTGCTGCTAACACCATTCCCCACTTCTTCTGTGACCTTGGTGCCCTGCTCAAGCTGTCCTGCTCAGACAACTTTCTCAACGAGTTAGTCATGTTCACAGTAGGTGTGGCAGTCATTACTCTGCCATTTATATGTATCCTGATATCTTATGGTTACATTGGGGCCACCATCCTGAGTGTCCCTTCCACCAAGGGGATCTGTAAAGCCCTGTCCACATGTGGGTCCCACCTCTCTGTGGTGTCTCTGTATTATGGGGCAATATTTGGGCAGTACCTTTTCCCAACAGTAAGCAGTTTCATTAACAAGGACATGATTGTGGCTCTCATGTACACAGTGGTCACACCGATGTTGAACCCCTTCATCTACAGCCTTAGGAACAGGAACATGAAAGAGGCCCTTGGGAAACTTTTCAGTAAAGCAAAATTTTTCTCACAGTAA
- the LOC136322149 gene encoding olfactory receptor 1J4-like gives MGSKNQSSVSKFLLLGLPIRPGQQRGFFTLFLGMYLTTVLGNLLIILLIKLDSCLHTPMYFFLSHLAFSDISLSSVTVPKMLTNMQTWQQSISYVGCIAQVYFFIFFVCIDNLLLAVMAYDRYVAICHPLHYTTIMREGLCVLLVAGSWILSCGSALLHTLLLVRLSFCVNNTISHFFCDLTAVLKLSCSDISLNELVIFTEGGLFSFLPLCIILGSYVRIGSIILRVPSTKGLYKAFSTCGSHLFVVFLYYGTLVGVYFFSSSWGSKDIIASVMYTVVTPMLNPFIYSLRNRDIKQALEMCFSTVSVQSGAQ, from the coding sequence ATGGGGTCCAAGAACCAGAGCAGCGTGTCCAAGttcctcctcctggggctccccatccggccagggcagcagcgcGGGTTCTTCACCCTGTTCCTGGGCATGTACCTGACCACGGTGCTGGGCAACCTGCTCATCATCCTGCTCATCAAGCTGGACTCCTGCCTGCACAcgcccatgtacttcttcctcagccacttggccttctctgacatttctctgtcATCCGTCACTGTCCCAAAGATGCTCACAAACATGCAGACTTGGCAACAATCCATCTCCTATGTGGGATGCATTGCTCAGgtgtattttttcatattttttgtttgtatagaCAATCTCCTCCTAGCAGTAATGGCATATGACAGGTACGTGGCCATCTGTCACCCTCTACACTACACCACCATCATGAGAGAGGGTCTGTGTGTGCTGCTGGTGGCTGGCTCCTGGATTTTGTCCTGTGGCAGTGCCCTGTTGCACACCCTCCTCTTGGTCCGACTGTCCTTCTGTGTCAACAATACCAtcagccacttcttctgtgaCCTCACTGCAGTCCTGAAGTTGAGCTGCTCTGACATCTCCCTCAATGAGCTGGTCATCTTCACTGAGGGAGGACTGTTTTCATTCCTGCCTTTGTGTATTATTTTAGGCTCATATGTTCGTATAGGGAGCATCATCTTGAGGGTCCCCTCCACTAAGGGACTCTATAAAGCCTTTTCCACCTGTGGCTCCCATCTCTTTGTGGTGTTCTTATACTACGGGACACTTGTAGGTGTTTACTTTTTCTCCTCATCATGGGGTTCCAAAGACATCATTGCTTCGGTCATGTACACAGTAGTTACCCCCATGCTGAACCCCTTCATCTACAGCCTGAGGAACAGAGACATCAAACAGGCCTTGGAAATGTGTTTCAGCACAGTTAGTGTGCAGTCAGGAGCACAATGA
- the LOC136322150 gene encoding olfactory receptor 1J4-like yields the protein MGPENQSSVSEFLLLGLPMRPGQESGFFTLFLGMYLTTVLGNLLIILLIRLDSRLHTPMYFFLSHLAFSDISLSSVTVPKMLTNMQTRQQSIPYVGCIAQMYFFMFFVCLDNFLLAVMAYDRYVAICHPLHYTTIMREGLCVLLVAGSWILSCGSALLHTLLLVQLSFCADNTISHFFCELTALLKLSCSDISLNELVISTEAGMLLYLSLVFILSSYIRIGTIILKVPSTERFFKAFSTCGSHLFVVSLYYGTVASVYLLSSSWDSKDVTASVMYTVVTPMLNPFIYSLRNRDIKQALEMCVKKVNVFKWQSLNPPIAVRRSK from the coding sequence ATGGGGCCCGAGAACCAGAGCAGCGTGTCCGAGttcctcctcctggggctccccaTGCGGCCAGGGCAGGAGAGCGGGTTCTTCACCCTGTTCCTGGGCATGTACCTGACCACGGTGCTGGGCAACCTGCTCATCATCCTGCTCATCAGGCTGGACTCCCGCCTGCACAcgcccatgtacttcttcctcagccacttggccttctctgacatttctctgtcATCCGTCACTGTCCCGAAGATGCTCACGAACATGCAGACTCGGCAACAATCCATCCCCTATGTGGGATGCATTGCTcagatgtatttttttatgttttttgtttgtcttgacAATTTCCTTCTGGCAGTGATGGCATATGACAGGTACGTGGCCATCTGTCACCCTCTACACTACACCACCATCATGAGGGAGGGGCTGTGTGTGCTGCTAGTGGCTGGCTCCTGGATTCTGTCATGTGGCAGTGCCCTGTTACATACCCTCCTCTTGGTCCAACTGTCCTTCTGTGCCGACAACACCAtcagccacttcttctgtgaACTCACTGCACTCCTAAAGCTGAGCTGCTCTGACATCTCCCTCAATGAGCTGGTCATCTCCACTGAGGCAGGAATGCTTTTATACTtgtctttggtttttattttgtcctcATATATACGTATAGGGACCATCATCCTGAAGGTCCCCTCCACCGAGAGATTCTTTAAAGCCTTTTCCACCTGTGGCTCCCATCTCTTTGTGGTGTCCTTATACTACGGGACAGTTGCAAGTGTTTACTTACTGTCCTCATCATGGGATTCCAAGGACGTCACTGCTTCGGTCATGTACACGGTAGTTACCCCCATGCTGAACCCCTTCATCTATAGCCTGAGGAACAGAGATATCAAACAGGCCTTGGAAATGTGTGTCAAGAAGGTTAACGTCTTTAAATGGCAGTCACTTAATCCTCCTATTGCAGTCAGGAGGAGCAAGTGA